The nucleotide window TCCCGGCGGCCCGGGGAAGGGGCGTTATGCCAAGTCTTCCGGCGGCAACGGCGGCAGAAACCAGTCCCAGGGCAAGAGCTGGGGCGGTTCGGCCAAGCCTGGTCGAGCCGGGGCTCCGGGCGCAAGTCGGCCGCAGCGTAGCGCCACCCATCAGCCGGTAATCGAGTACCGTACCCGGCGGGCCGAGGCGATGAAGAATCAGCCGTAACCATTCCCCGATCATCATCGGGACGACAACATGAAAAAAGACCTGCGTGCATTGGCTGCCGCAGGTCTTTTTCGTTCTTCAGGCTGGAGTGCGAGCATGGGAAACAGGGGTTATGCCAAGGGCTCCCCCCCCTGTCCCAGACGTCCCTTCAATTGTCCGCAGGCGGCGGAAATGTCGCCGCCACGGCTGTCGCGGGTGATGACCGTTACATGGCGATCGATCAGGTATTTGTGGAAGGCATCGATGGCGGCCTGGGAAGGGGCCTTGAAATCGCAGCCTTCATGCTCGTTGAAGGGGATCAGGTTGACCTTGTTGGGTATGTCGCTGATCAGGCGCAGCAACCGCTTGGCATCCTCCAGCGTATCGTTCAGCCCCCCCAAAAGGACATATTCGAAAGTCACCTTGCGGCGGCCGGGCAGCGGAAATTCCCGGCAGGCCCGGAGCAATTCCTTGATCGGATAGCTGCGGTTGACCGGCATGATCCGGTTGCGCAATTCGTCGGTGGTGGCGTTCAGGGAAACCGCCAGGTTGACGTTCGGTATCTCGCGCCCCAGACGGGCCATCTGCGGTACCAGTCCGCAGGTCGAGACGGTCACGCGGCGGTTGGAGAACTGCAATCCGTTGCCGTCGATCATGATCTGAATGGCGGGGATGACATTGTCCAGGTTGTGCAGGGGTTCGCCCATGCCCATCAGCACGATGTTGCGGATCTCGGCCTGTGACTGCGAACGGTCGCCATCCTCGTCGTCTCCCCAGATATCATCCGCCGATTGGGGGGTGGGGGGATTGCGGGCGATGTCCCGCCGGACTGCCATGATCTGGTTGACGATCTCAGCCGTGGTCAGGTTGCGGGTCAGCTTGAACGTGCCGGTCAGGCAGAATTCGCAGCCCATGGCACAGCCTGCCTGGGACGAGATGCAGAGCGTGTTGCGCCCCTCGATCGGGATCAGCACCGATTCGACCGCATTACCGTCTCCCAGGTTGAAGAGATACTTGCGGGTGCCGTCGCTGCCCTCCTCGACCGCCTCCGGCTCGAGGTTGCTGATAAAGGCCTTTTCGGTTAGTTCCCGGCGCAGCTCCTTGGAGATATTGGTCATCTCGTCGAAGGTGCGGGCATCCTGCTGGTAGATCCATTTGAAGACCTGGGTGGCGCGGAAGCGCTCCTTGCCATGGCCCAGCAGGAAATGTTCCAGGGCCGGGAGGTTCAGGTTCTTCAGGTCGGTTTTGCATGCGGCTGTTGTCATCGTGCTATCCATTTGCGGTCTAAGTGAAGAAAAATGTTATTTATTGCTTCTCCGGCGCCGCCTCGTGCGGGCCGGCTGCTGGTGCGGCTTCGTTCCCGGCGGGGGGCTCACCATTGCCGGGAATTTTTTCTGTTTCAGTGGCTGGCTGACGGTCAGGCGCGGGTGACGGCTCGAGCGGCTTTTGCGCCGAGGAGGTGGCCGTGAAGATCGCCTCCTTCTGGATGCTCTCATCCACCTTGCGCTGGAGCCGGCCTATATTGGGTGACTGGGCCAGGGCGGTCTGGTATTCGCTCTCGCTGAGCACGCCCTTCTGGCGCAGCAGCCTGAGGATCATGTCGGAACGTTTCAGCACGCGGTCCAGGTTTTTGTACGGGTTGTAGGCCAGCCGCGGGCCGGGCAGCATGGCTGCCAGAAAGGCACATTCCCGCGGGGTAAGAGCCGCGGCGGGCTTGCCGAAGTAGTATTGGGCTCCGTGGCCGATGCCGTAGACCAGCGGTCCCAGTTCGGCCACGTTCAGGTACAGTTCGATGATGCGCCCTTTGGTCAGTTCCTGCTCCATCCGCCAGGCCAGATAGATCTCCTTGACCTTGCGGGTGATGGTCTTTTCGCGGGAGAGGAACAGGTTCTTGGCGGTCTGCTGGGTGATGGTGGAGGCTCCGCGCTTGAAGCTTTTCTTTTCCAGGTCGTACTTGATGGCCTCTTTGATAGCCTTCACGTCAAAGCCTTCGTGCTTGTAAAAATTGCTGTCCTCGGCCAGGATTACGGCCCATTTCATTTCGGCCGGAATACGGCCGGAAGAGGTCCAGTAGCGATTCGTCGGGCCGACGACAAAGGGAAGGTATTGGCCGTGCCAGTCCTTGACCTGTATGGTTGTCGTGTATTTGCGGTTGGCCAGCCCGGACAGCGGCGGCATCAGCCATAAGGATACGCCGACGTAGGCGGCATATCCGACAATCAGGCAGATGAGGGCTATGATGAATCTTTTCACGAATCTGTTCCTTGTTCCGGTACCTGTGCCGGATAAACGCCCTATGAACAAAATCCCCTGGGACAGGCGTTGTCCAGGGGATTTCCGTTGCGCGCCGACGAAGGGAGCCCCCGGGAGAGGTCACCCCTTTTTCAGGACTTCTTCGGCCAGGCTTCTGCCCAGTTCGGAGCATTGTTTCAATGCTTCGGCAGTGGGGGTGAAGATGGTCTTGACAATCGGTTCGGTGACTCTGAAGCCCATTGACTTGAGGCGCTCTTCCGCCATCTTGCAGGCCTCGCCGCTCCAGCCGTAGCTTCCGAACAGTCCCGCCAGATTCGTCTTGAGCTTGACGGTGCTCAGGTATGCCAGCACATCCCACATCGGCTTGGGAATATCCCGCGCGATGGTCGGAATGCCGAAGATCAGGGCATCGGCATCTTCCATAAGGTTTCTGACCTCGTTTGAACTCAAATGGCTGATGTGGTAGCTGCTCACCTCTATGCCGTCGACAGCGGCGCCTTCGGCAACGGACCGGGCCATTATCTCGGTGTTGCCGTGTGGTGAGATGTACAGGATCACCACCTTTTTGGCCCAGGAGGTCGGCTTGCTCCAGCTCTCGAACTGCTCGATCGCCCGCCAGGGAGCTTTCCTGAGAATCGGCCCATGGCTGGGGCAGATCATGTCGATTACATCGTGGCGGATCTTTTCCACCGCCGAAAGTACCTTGTCTTTGAAGGGGCGGAAGATACAGTCGAAGTAGAAATGGCGGGCCGAGGTGAAATCCACATTCTCATCGTTGAAGACCTTGCCGGGAGAACAGTAGTGCGCTCCGAAGGCATCGCAGGTGAAGAGGATGTTCTCTTCCTCCAGCCGGGTGAACATCGTGTCGGGCCAGTGCAGAAATGGAGCGATGATGAAGCGCAGCGTGCGCCCCCCCAGATCGAGGGTGTCGCCATCCTTGACCACCAGCGATTTGAACGGCCGGTGCAGCAGGTTGGTGAGAAAGTTCTTGCCGGCCATGGTGGATACCACGGTAGCTTGCGGGCACTGCTCCAACAGATAGGCCAGGGCGCCGGAATGATCCGGTTCAGTGTGGTTGGCGATGATGTAGTCAATGCCTTCGAGGGTTGTCAGGGCCTTGATCTTGTCCATGAATTCATCGGTCCGCTTTGCCTTGACCGTGTCGATGATCACGGTCTTTTCGGTGCCCTTGAGCAGGTACGAGTTGTAGGTGGTGCCGTGCTCGGTAGGGAACAGGTCATCAAATGTGCGCAGATCCGGGTCTTCCGAACCGATCCAGAAAAGTCCCGGTTTTATCTCTATGGGTGCGGACATCGGAGATCTCCTTGTGGGGAAAAAAGTATTTCCAGAGCCGGCCATCGTTGTGTCGGCCACTGCATATAATATGGCCTTCTACAATAGCAGAGGGCTCAAGTTGAGACAAGCTGCAAGTGAGCATCTGTTGCTGGCCATCCTGCATGTGCGTGAGCCGGCGCAGAGGTCTTGCAGGACATAAGATTGCCGTGCCGATAAAAAACCCGGCACAACTCATTAATATTATAGTATAAACCATATTTGTCAAAACAGCGCCATTGATCCGCGCCGGTTGACACCGGCTGTGGCAGCTTCTACAATCAATAAGATAGATGCAAGGAGAGGGCTTGAAACAGAAAACCATATTCACCTGTCAGAAGTGCGGCTGCCAATCTCCCAAGTGGCTGGGAAAATGTCCCGATTGCGGTTCATGGAACAGCATGGCCGAAGAAGTTACCGCTGCAGTGGGCGCGGTTTCTCCGGGAGCGGAGCGTTCACGCCCGATACCGATCTGTGATGTCCCGGCACAGGTGGAATCCAGGCTTGTCACCGGCATTGCCGAACTGGACCGGGTCTTGGGCGGGGGAATCGTTCCCGGCTCGCTGGTGCTGATCGGTGGCGATCCAGGCATCGGAAAATCGACGCTGCTGCTGCAGGCCATGCATAATCTGGCAGAGGGGAGCGGCCCGGTTCTGTATGTTTCAGGGGAGGAATCCGCATCGCAAACCCGCTTGCGAGGGGAGCGGCTGAAGGCCTCCCATCGCCAGTTGCTGGTGCTGGCGGAAAACTCGCTGGAGGCGATCCTGGGCCACGCCGCGACGCTCAAGCCTCGGGCGATGGTGGTCGATTCGATCCAGACCATCTGGACAACAGCTCTGGAGTCGGCCCCGGGCAGCGTCAGCCAGGTGCGGGAGTCGGCCGGCAAACTGATGATGATGGCCAAGGGCAGCGGAGTGCCTGTCTTCATTGTCGGACACGTTACCAAGGATGGCGCCATTGCCGGTCCGCGTGTGCTGGAACACATCGTCGACACGGTACTGTACTTCGAGGGGGACGGCAGCCACCCTTTCCGTATCCTGCGGGCCGTCAAGAACCGTTTCGGTTCCACTAACGAGATCGGGGTGTTCGAGATGAAGCAGGAGGGGTTGTGCGACGTGCCCAACCCGTCCGAGCTGTTCCTTTCGGAACGGCCGCTCGGAGCATCGGGGTCGGTGGTAACCACCTCCCTGGAAGGCAGCCGTCCTTTGCTGGTGGAACTGCAGGCCCTGGTGACGCAAACGTCTTTCGGTGTTCCCCGCCGTACCACCATCGGGGTGGATCACAACCGTCTGGCGTTGCTGGTGGCCGTGCTGGAGAAGAAGGTCGGCATGCACCTGACCGGTCAGGACATTTTTCTGAATGCCGCCGGAGGCGCCCGGCTGAACGAGCCGGCTGCCGATCTGGCCATGATCATGGCGGTGGCTTCCAGTCATCTGGACAAGGCGATCGCTCCCCAGACCGTGGTGCTGGGGGAGGTGGGACTGGCTGGCGAGGTGCGGGCCATCACGCAGCCTGAGCAGCGTATTGCCGAGGCTGAAAAACTGGGATTCAAAACCTGCATTCTGCCGGCAGGCAATCTGAAACGGCTCAGAAGTGGAAAAATCAAGCTGCACGGTGTCTCCTCGGTCGATGAGGCGATGCAGCTGCTGATTCAGTGAACTCTCATTTTTTTACTGGACTTGAACAACGGGAGTTACTAAAATTATAGAATTCACGCCGAAGTCAGGAGTTGTGCTATGAATGCGGAAAAGCTGGAATTTTTCAGAAACGTGCTGAGCGAAGAGATGAAGACGCTTTTGAGCGAGGCTGGCAAGACCGTTACGGAGATGACGTCTGATTCATCCAATTTCCCTGACCCCACCGACAGGGCCACCCAGGAATCAGATCGCAACTTCGAATTGCGCATCAGGGATCGAGAACGCAGGCTGATCAATAAGATCAAGGATGCGCTTGAGCGCATTGATAGCGGTGAATTCGGCATTTGCGAGGAATGCGGTGACGAGATTACCGAAGCTCGTCTCAAGGTGCGGCCGGTCACCACACTCTGCATAAACTGCAAAATGGAAGAAGAGCAAAAGGAAAAGCGTTTGTAGCTTCTGCATCTTCACTCCTGGCAGCGGGTGCCCATGGCTGACGTCAGTACCCCTCATATCGGTGCAGCAGACAAAAAACTCAACGAGCTGGCTCTGCTGTACCAGTTCAGTAATACCCTCTTGTCCACCATCCGCCTCAACAAGCTGACCCATCTCATCCTTACCGCACTTATTTCAGGTCCATCCCCGATATTCGAACGCGCAATGCTCTTCATGCGCAACGAGAAGACAGAGGTCTTGCAGGGCATGCTGGGGGTGACTCCGGACGCCGTCGAGGGTCTGGTTGTTGTCGGCGAGAGTGAAACATCGCTCAGCAGCCGCTGGGATATCAGCGATGAAGCCATGGCCCATCAGCGGGCCACGGAATTTTGCTGCCGTGTAAGGGTTACCCGGATCGAAATTGATGAACAATGCCCGCTGATCAGACAGGTAGTTAAAGAGAACCGCCTGCATTACGCCGATCAGCCTGATGACGGCGAGCTTGGCTGTCCCGCCTGCGGAGCGATCAGGAGGCTGGGAGTCTCTGTTTTTGCGGCGGTCCCCCTGTTGTCACGGGACAAGAACCTCGGCATGATCGTGGTCGACAACCCGGTTTCCGCAACCCCGATCAGCCTGGACGACCTGCATTTCCTGAAGCTGTTCGCCAGCCAGGCCGGCATGGCGATCGAAAATTCGATGCTTTACAACCGCATTGAAGACGCCCATTCCAATCTGCAGGATGCCCGTGAACGGCTGATGCATGGGGAGCGGCTGGCTGCGATCGGCGAGATGGCTGCCAATCTGGCACATGAGCTGAAGAACCCGCTGGTAACCATCGGCGGATTTGCGGGAAGATTGCTCAAAGCATTGCCGGATGAAAGCCGGGAGCATCGCTATGCCGACACGATCGTTAGGGAGATCAGCCGCCTGGAGAAAATGCTGGCCGACATCCTGGCCTTCTCCCGCAAGCCGACCATCTGCTACAATTACTGCGAACTCGGTGAAATACTGAGAGAATGTCTCGAAAATTGCGCCACCAGCCTGGAGGATAACAATATCCGCCTGAACGCCTCGTTTGGCGGCCATCCCTGGCCTGTTCTGGGGGATGCCTATCAGCTCAAGCAGGTTTTTCTGAACCTGATGCTCAATGCCTGCGAGGTGATGCCGGATGGCGGCGACATCCAGGTGGCGGTGGAAAAGGTAATTCTTGACAAAGAGCATGTTATGGTTAGCATAACTGATACCGGCGGTGGTATTTCACCGGAGATGCTGCCGAAGATCTTCAATCCATTTTTTACTACCAAACGCCATGGCACCGGGCTCGGCCTGGCGATAGTCAACCGGATACTTTTGAATCACAAAGGGACCATTGAGGCGGCCAACGAAGGAAAAGGCGCGGCTTTCAGGGTCACCTTGCCACTGATGGAACTGGCTGAATAAAAAACATACGGGGATGTAGCTCAGCTGGGAGAGCGATGCGTTCGCAACGCATAGGTCGACGGTTCGATCCCGTTCATCTCCACCAATAAAAACGAGGAGCTGCGATTGTTTCCGCACTCCTCGTTTTCATTGTGCCCTTCAATAAAAGTCCCGCCACTCTTAATTCTTCTTCCCATTTTCTGTCCTCTCCGAAATCCCTGACTTTAAAAGCATCCCTCTTGTCGTCAAATGCCATTGACGGGAAATGCCAATAGCGGTAATGTGCATATACACAAAACACGGAGGTTATGTACCATGCATAAAGCAGAAGACACAAGGAGCACTGCCGACGGTGTTGAGGCACCTTTGAAAGACCGACTGACGGATGAGGGGAAGAGTCACGACTCATGCTCCGGGCATGGCAGGAAATGTTGCGGAAACCATCACACCGGACACGGCTGCTGCGGTAAATAAGTAAGGAGCGTTTATCCATGGCGCCGCGTCCCAAAAAGAATCGCATCTGCAATTGCCAGCTCCGTGAGTGCCACAAAAAGCTGTTCAAGCCGGCCGGTTCCAGGCTCTCTGATTTAGAGGTGGTGTGTCTTGATCACGATGAGCTGGAGGCATTCATTCTCTGTGATGACCGGGAACTCAACCAGGAGGACGCCGGACGGCACATGGGCGTATCCCGCGGTACAGTGCAACGGCTCTTGGCCAGGGCTAGAAAAAAGGTTGCCTCTGCGCTGGCAGAAGGAAAGGCGCTGTCGATTGCACCTGTCCGGCATGCTGTTTCACCGCCGACGTGTACAGTCCATGACACTTCCTCCTGTTCCCAGGATTGCGCGTCAGACACTGTCTGACATCCCACGAATCCACCCCAAAGGTTTAGCCTTCAATGAACATCTCGTCCCGTACTGTGTAGGCATGGCGAACTCCATTCCCGAAACCACAATTCTGAAGAGCATCGGACTTTCCCATCTGGTAAATGCATATATCAAGAGTGTTACCGGCGATCTTGCACCTATCTGCGGTTGCGCCATCGCCGCAGGAGCTGGGGCTGCCGTTGCCATGGTCTACCAGACCGCGGGCAAGGACATGCATGCGATCAATCTGGCGGTCAATACGCTGATAAGCGATCTGGGAGGCATGCTGTGCGATGGTGCCAAAGGAGGCTGTGCGCTCAAGGTGGTCAGTTCCGTCGATTCCGCCATACGCGCCGCATACATGGCACTCAATGGCCACGGGATTACGGATGAAGAGGGGTTTGTCGGAAAAAGCGCCGAGTAGACGATCAGGCACATGAGCACCATTGGCGAAATCGGCATGTCTCAGGTGGATGAGATAATGCTGGGAATTATGCTTGGCAAGAAAGGAGCCAGGTCGTCCCTCGGTTGAGTTTGCACCTCGACGATTATGGCTGACTCCATCAGCAGGAAAGCGGGAAGTGCCCTTATTGTGGTGCTCCCCGCTTTTTTTTTGCCCTCTTCGGGAGCATTACGTCCCGAAGCGGTTGCCAGTCAACGGTTTGGAGGTATGCTTAACAGACATACTGGTGTTCAGTTCGGGTCAGGAGGTGCCCAGTGGGTTCGTCCCTGCGTGTGAAATCAAATAATTCCCTTAACGGTAATAACCCCTGGTATGGGGTGACTGTTCCGGAAAATGCTTCCCTGAACGTGGCACATGAACGCATCGTCGAGGTTACCGCTCGTGCCTTCAGCCACTTCTCGGAAAATGGATCGGCCACGCCTGAATACGGAAAACGGCTCACGAGGGAGCTGATGGCACACATGTCGCTGCTTTTGGTGCGGAAACCGGAGCATGTACTCTGTGCCCTGGAGGTCCTGCTCGACAATTACCGGTACTATTGTCGCAGGGTCAAGGAATGGACGCTTCTGGACATGACGATCGAGATGCTTGTGAAAAACAGCGAGTGCCACTCGCCAGAATGTGTCGAAATAGTGTCAAACATCCGGGCGCTGGTGGAAAGGCGGGCATTGATGGCTCTCCTCGCCGGCCCGTCGGCATAGGCACTGGAGAGCGCATCGGAGCATAAGGGCCGGCCGCCGGATATTGTCTTCATATCCGGCGGCAGCGTTCACAATGCCCGGAAACAACAGCGGGGAACCCATCAAGAGGTTCCCCGCTGTTGTTTCCGGTGGTGTTGTCCACCATGTGATTCGAGGTGGCTTAGAGCCCCTTCAGGTCCTTGCCGGCGCTGAATTTCCCGCTCTTGGAGGCTGCAATCTTGATTTCAGCCCCGGTCTGCGGGTTGCGGCCGGTGCGTGCTGCACGCTCGGATACGCTGAACGTGCCGAATCCGGGGAAGGTGACCTTGTCGCCGGCTTTGAGAAGTTCAGCGACGGTACCGGTGAAAGCGTCGACGGCTTCGGCTGCTGCAGCCTTGGTCAAGCCTGTTTTGGTTGCTACTGCTGCTACAAATTCTGCTTTGGTCATATGGTGTTGCCTCCTTGTGTTGATGGCTGGCCGTTCTCAGAACTGGCAGTCCAAATTACTGGCAACCCTGGTGGGCTGCCAGATTTTATCAGGTATAAGATTGAGGTTCTTTTTGCACCATTTCTGGCACTCGGACTTGAGTCTGAACTGCAGTGCGTGCTGCACGTTCCTCGTTACATAGTTTGTAAAATCACCGAAAGGTTCCGGTTTTTCTATTGCAAAAATCCCGGGCAGGCTTGCTACCTCGGGAATCCAAACGTATTTCCCTGCGCTCATTCCTCCAAAAAATCCTTCCTTTACCGGTTCAGGTCGTAAAGACGCAAAAACGGGGGGCTTGATGAGCTCCCCGCTTCGCCAATGCTTGTTAGTGCCTTGTACTCACAAGCGTGTATGACGTGATGTATAGCATGCAACCTCCCAGATATCAAGCGGCCTTCGTTCAAAATCCTTTTATAGCTTTAAAAAATGCTA belongs to Geobacter sp. SVR and includes:
- the rlmN gene encoding 23S rRNA (adenine(2503)-C(2))-methyltransferase RlmN — protein: MTTAACKTDLKNLNLPALEHFLLGHGKERFRATQVFKWIYQQDARTFDEMTNISKELRRELTEKAFISNLEPEAVEEGSDGTRKYLFNLGDGNAVESVLIPIEGRNTLCISSQAGCAMGCEFCLTGTFKLTRNLTTAEIVNQIMAVRRDIARNPPTPQSADDIWGDDEDGDRSQSQAEIRNIVLMGMGEPLHNLDNVIPAIQIMIDGNGLQFSNRRVTVSTCGLVPQMARLGREIPNVNLAVSLNATTDELRNRIMPVNRSYPIKELLRACREFPLPGRRKVTFEYVLLGGLNDTLEDAKRLLRLISDIPNKVNLIPFNEHEGCDFKAPSQAAIDAFHKYLIDRHVTVITRDSRGGDISAACGQLKGRLGQGGEPLA
- a CDS encoding transglycosylase domain-containing protein; amino-acid sequence: MKRFIIALICLIVGYAAYVGVSLWLMPPLSGLANRKYTTTIQVKDWHGQYLPFVVGPTNRYWTSSGRIPAEMKWAVILAEDSNFYKHEGFDVKAIKEAIKYDLEKKSFKRGASTITQQTAKNLFLSREKTITRKVKEIYLAWRMEQELTKGRIIELYLNVAELGPLVYGIGHGAQYYFGKPAAALTPRECAFLAAMLPGPRLAYNPYKNLDRVLKRSDMILRLLRQKGVLSESEYQTALAQSPNIGRLQRKVDESIQKEAIFTATSSAQKPLEPSPAPDRQPATETEKIPGNGEPPAGNEAAPAAGPHEAAPEKQ
- a CDS encoding FprA family A-type flavoprotein; the encoded protein is MSAPIEIKPGLFWIGSEDPDLRTFDDLFPTEHGTTYNSYLLKGTEKTVIIDTVKAKRTDEFMDKIKALTTLEGIDYIIANHTEPDHSGALAYLLEQCPQATVVSTMAGKNFLTNLLHRPFKSLVVKDGDTLDLGGRTLRFIIAPFLHWPDTMFTRLEEENILFTCDAFGAHYCSPGKVFNDENVDFTSARHFYFDCIFRPFKDKVLSAVEKIRHDVIDMICPSHGPILRKAPWRAIEQFESWSKPTSWAKKVVILYISPHGNTEIMARSVAEGAAVDGIEVSSYHISHLSSNEVRNLMEDADALIFGIPTIARDIPKPMWDVLAYLSTVKLKTNLAGLFGSYGWSGEACKMAEERLKSMGFRVTEPIVKTIFTPTAEALKQCSELGRSLAEEVLKKG
- the radA gene encoding DNA repair protein RadA codes for the protein MKQKTIFTCQKCGCQSPKWLGKCPDCGSWNSMAEEVTAAVGAVSPGAERSRPIPICDVPAQVESRLVTGIAELDRVLGGGIVPGSLVLIGGDPGIGKSTLLLQAMHNLAEGSGPVLYVSGEESASQTRLRGERLKASHRQLLVLAENSLEAILGHAATLKPRAMVVDSIQTIWTTALESAPGSVSQVRESAGKLMMMAKGSGVPVFIVGHVTKDGAIAGPRVLEHIVDTVLYFEGDGSHPFRILRAVKNRFGSTNEIGVFEMKQEGLCDVPNPSELFLSERPLGASGSVVTTSLEGSRPLLVELQALVTQTSFGVPRRTTIGVDHNRLALLVAVLEKKVGMHLTGQDIFLNAAGGARLNEPAADLAMIMAVASSHLDKAIAPQTVVLGEVGLAGEVRAITQPEQRIAEAEKLGFKTCILPAGNLKRLRSGKIKLHGVSSVDEAMQLLIQ
- the dksA gene encoding RNA polymerase-binding protein DksA encodes the protein MNAEKLEFFRNVLSEEMKTLLSEAGKTVTEMTSDSSNFPDPTDRATQESDRNFELRIRDRERRLINKIKDALERIDSGEFGICEECGDEITEARLKVRPVTTLCINCKMEEEQKEKRL
- a CDS encoding GAF domain-containing sensor histidine kinase, with the protein product MADVSTPHIGAADKKLNELALLYQFSNTLLSTIRLNKLTHLILTALISGPSPIFERAMLFMRNEKTEVLQGMLGVTPDAVEGLVVVGESETSLSSRWDISDEAMAHQRATEFCCRVRVTRIEIDEQCPLIRQVVKENRLHYADQPDDGELGCPACGAIRRLGVSVFAAVPLLSRDKNLGMIVVDNPVSATPISLDDLHFLKLFASQAGMAIENSMLYNRIEDAHSNLQDARERLMHGERLAAIGEMAANLAHELKNPLVTIGGFAGRLLKALPDESREHRYADTIVREISRLEKMLADILAFSRKPTICYNYCELGEILRECLENCATSLEDNNIRLNASFGGHPWPVLGDAYQLKQVFLNLMLNACEVMPDGGDIQVAVEKVILDKEHVMVSITDTGGGISPEMLPKIFNPFFTTKRHGTGLGLAIVNRILLNHKGTIEAANEGKGAAFRVTLPLMELAE
- a CDS encoding DUF134 domain-containing protein, producing MAPRPKKNRICNCQLRECHKKLFKPAGSRLSDLEVVCLDHDELEAFILCDDRELNQEDAGRHMGVSRGTVQRLLARARKKVASALAEGKALSIAPVRHAVSPPTCTVHDTSSCSQDCASDTV
- a CDS encoding HU family DNA-binding protein, producing the protein MTKAEFVAAVATKTGLTKAAAAEAVDAFTGTVAELLKAGDKVTFPGFGTFSVSERAARTGRNPQTGAEIKIAASKSGKFSAGKDLKGL